In Candidatus Methylopumilus universalis, one DNA window encodes the following:
- a CDS encoding response regulator, which yields MAKKTTILLVDDHAVVRAGVRRLLEQESLFEVIGEAESGEKAYQIFGELKPDVVVMDLSMPGMGGLESIRRILMRYEKAKILVLSMHEDLSFANQALKLGAKGYLTKNTLADDLVKSIETVTQGDVFLSDEIAKKMAMQSISGNQDPIHELSAREFEIFRLLAEGLDIDAIASTLNISSKTVSNYQTMIKQKLNINTPIELIRYAIKVGVIKN from the coding sequence ATGGCCAAAAAAACCACCATCCTATTAGTGGATGATCACGCTGTGGTAAGAGCAGGGGTGAGACGTCTACTTGAGCAGGAGTCTCTATTTGAGGTGATAGGCGAAGCTGAAAGTGGAGAAAAGGCCTACCAAATCTTTGGGGAATTGAAACCTGACGTGGTGGTGATGGATCTGTCAATGCCCGGTATGGGCGGATTAGAATCGATTCGTCGCATCTTGATGCGCTATGAAAAAGCTAAAATTTTAGTCTTATCCATGCACGAAGATTTATCATTTGCGAACCAAGCCTTGAAGTTAGGAGCTAAAGGGTATCTTACTAAAAATACATTGGCGGATGACTTGGTAAAATCGATTGAAACAGTAACTCAGGGAGATGTTTTCTTAAGTGATGAGATCGCTAAAAAAATGGCCATGCAATCGATTTCAGGGAATCAAGATCCTATCCACGAATTATCAGCGCGTGAGTTTGAGATCTTTCGATTGTTAGCAGAAGGCTTGGATATTGATGCGATCGCATCAACACTTAATATAAGTTCTAAGACGGTGTCGAATTATCAAACCATGATCAAGCAAAAGCTTAATATCAATACCCCGATTGAACTGATTCGCTATGCGATTAAAGTGGGTGTCATTAAAAATTAG
- a CDS encoding histidine kinase, with the protein MSLKLRLILIINAVLLLILILGGVLAIDTAKKNVRAEVASAEKLALYLFDIGVLNNPKYYSIESEFKPLNLQSLVHMRHLKIEFFNLEGKLVDSNVSETHTKAIDQAPNWFVNFMGLISEPWQLQRLPVEILGQAKGAIVITPDPSYEFGEIWNQFAGIFYLACAFFILTNILVAWIVFRALSPVEFILKALTELEAGNLKVKMPNLKTSELSAISIKFNNMVKTLSASIEQNHQLSRKLIRIQEEERKSLARDLHDEFGQSLTAIHADAAVLKVLANKDYPKIKPSVNAISDLSKHLMNLVGGMLNSLKLGVLHELGLEEALKDLLNTWQLRYPKINLNYQINLKALPKINETISITSYRIIQECLTNISRHAKAKNVEIHIDYIKKKTSSAFIDIAVNDDGVGLSKTHRDGFGLSGMRERINEIHGKINITSDTNRGVKLNIQLPIIRKK; encoded by the coding sequence TTGAGCTTAAAGCTTCGTCTTATATTGATTATCAACGCGGTATTGCTTCTTATTCTCATCTTAGGAGGCGTTTTAGCGATTGATACGGCTAAAAAAAACGTGCGGGCTGAGGTAGCCTCGGCTGAAAAATTAGCGCTCTATTTATTTGATATTGGCGTTTTAAACAATCCAAAATACTACTCGATTGAGAGCGAATTTAAGCCGCTTAATTTGCAGAGCTTGGTCCACATGCGACATCTAAAAATCGAGTTCTTTAATTTAGAGGGTAAGTTAGTCGACAGTAATGTTTCTGAAACGCATACCAAAGCCATTGACCAAGCCCCTAACTGGTTTGTGAACTTTATGGGTTTAATATCAGAGCCTTGGCAACTCCAGCGCTTGCCTGTTGAGATTCTAGGTCAAGCTAAGGGTGCCATCGTGATTACCCCTGACCCGAGTTATGAGTTTGGTGAGATATGGAATCAATTCGCAGGGATCTTTTATCTGGCATGCGCTTTTTTTATTTTGACCAATATTTTGGTGGCGTGGATTGTGTTTAGAGCATTGAGCCCTGTGGAATTTATTTTGAAAGCTTTGACTGAATTAGAGGCTGGTAATTTAAAGGTGAAGATGCCTAACTTAAAAACTTCAGAATTGTCTGCAATTAGTATTAAGTTTAATAACATGGTTAAAACATTAAGTGCCAGCATCGAACAAAATCACCAGCTTTCTCGTAAATTAATCCGCATCCAAGAGGAGGAGAGAAAAAGTTTGGCGCGTGATCTTCATGATGAGTTTGGACAATCCCTCACTGCGATTCATGCAGACGCTGCCGTATTAAAGGTACTGGCAAATAAGGACTACCCAAAGATTAAACCTTCTGTGAATGCGATTTCAGACCTCTCGAAACATCTCATGAATCTCGTGGGGGGCATGCTAAATAGCTTGAAGTTAGGTGTGCTTCATGAGTTGGGATTAGAAGAAGCATTAAAGGACTTATTAAATACATGGCAATTAAGATACCCAAAAATTAATCTTAACTATCAAATTAACTTAAAAGCATTGCCTAAGATAAATGAAACGATATCCATTACAAGCTATCGCATTATTCAGGAGTGCTTAACGAATATCTCAAGACACGCCAAAGCTAAAAACGTTGAGATTCATATTGATTACATCAAAAAGAAGACATCTAGCGCTTTTATTGATATTGCCGTGAATGATGACGGAGTAGGTTTGAGTAAAACTCATCGTGATGGCTTTGGATTGTCAGGCATGCGTGAACGTATTAATGAGATCCATGGGAAAATAAACATCACAAGTGACACTAATCGCGGTGTTAAGTTAAATATTCAATTACCTATTATAAGAAAAAAATAA
- a CDS encoding zinc ribbon domain-containing protein translates to MICYECGHRIRRDFAKFCDHCGSSLEIKPKKAFLKKEVVVNIEYEVDRATNLFLLWNSVIAATFVFYIIHVVTDGYIYLFLLVLFMLVLSWMLLLTKLHDLSLRHHQPTKQFILTNFGFPIIGTFYSFIKLTQK, encoded by the coding sequence ATGATTTGTTACGAATGCGGTCATCGTATTAGACGAGATTTTGCTAAATTCTGTGATCACTGCGGATCAAGTTTAGAAATCAAACCAAAAAAAGCATTTTTAAAAAAAGAAGTTGTAGTTAATATCGAGTATGAAGTTGATCGGGCAACTAACCTATTCCTATTGTGGAATAGTGTGATTGCCGCGACGTTTGTTTTTTATATCATTCACGTCGTGACGGATGGTTACATCTACTTATTTCTTTTAGTGCTATTTATGTTGGTCTTGTCTTGGATGCTTCTCTTAACAAAGCTCCATGATTTATCTTTAAGACACCATCAGCCCACCAAGCAATTTATACTGACAAATTTTGGATTTCCCATCATCGGTACCTTTTATTCATTTATCAAACTCACACAAAAATAA
- a CDS encoding TonB-dependent receptor, whose translation MKLRISAIIALALASSGSLGAAEKLTTSTINVYSATPLPSLGLPLNIIPANIQIATPKAINAQSGVSLADYMSTNMQSVSVTEMGGNPWQPEVTFRGYSASPLLGMPQGMSTFVDGVRVNEPFGDVTLWDKIPNFAIGGMQLVPGSNPMYGLNTLGGAIAIQTKSGRQAQGVGIEAEYGSWNRQRALVEYGGVSKDGSMDFYIGHQTTKEDGWRQFSPSHLNQTFAKTGWQSEKTKLDLSYIGTDNKLIGNGFTPEHMLSGDRDQIHTRPDWTNNYYHHLALNGSHWINNDVMLSGNTYWRKSNRHTKNGDLYEYEIDGTERHDNYNDIICDELSTAECELKGSVLNTSHTKQDNYGVSAQMTFNQDFMGMKNQFIAGTGFDYSLIRFKQNERVNLSNQSEGDLTGLPGNRSYDEEEGGATAVVFDPSREAILTGLGALPQTQTVGLTGKQWTASLFATDTLSLNDKWHLNAGARYNHTKVDNNDILRGPHSAANERSLTATDDYKRLNPTIGITHTPTDKLSIFATYSESSRAPTSIEVGCSNPAVGCLLPSAMADDPPLKQVVAKTYDFGTRGSLTEEIKWNASIYHAMNHQDLQFIRAGNSTSRGYYSNVGRTQRQGLDLGLSGQHDRFRWNASYSYIRATFDSDFSLVNSANSSAPDDDPNKNIYNVTKGNRMPSIPEHQFKARAQYDVTPQWSVGTNLVYFSDQYVMGNENNKHEANTATCLPLRNNDRACGSGKISDYTVVNLDTQYNFGGGWKAFAKAINIFDNDYYVAGRLAETMFDASGGYGAEIKSRGVIPGAPRAAWIGVRYEFGGALETK comes from the coding sequence ATGAAATTAAGAATATCTGCAATCATTGCTTTAGCACTCGCTAGCTCAGGATCTCTTGGCGCCGCTGAGAAATTAACGACGAGCACGATCAACGTTTATAGTGCAACACCATTACCTTCACTTGGTTTGCCTCTTAACATTATCCCTGCCAACATTCAAATCGCCACACCTAAGGCGATCAATGCACAATCTGGCGTGAGCTTAGCTGACTATATGAGCACTAACATGCAAAGCGTGTCTGTCACAGAAATGGGCGGCAATCCATGGCAACCAGAAGTGACTTTCAGAGGATACTCAGCTTCGCCATTGTTAGGTATGCCGCAAGGTATGTCGACTTTTGTGGATGGTGTTCGTGTGAATGAACCCTTTGGTGATGTAACACTTTGGGACAAGATTCCTAACTTTGCGATTGGCGGTATGCAATTAGTGCCTGGCTCTAATCCAATGTACGGTCTAAACACATTAGGTGGTGCAATTGCGATCCAAACGAAAAGTGGACGTCAAGCTCAAGGCGTTGGTATTGAAGCTGAGTATGGTTCTTGGAATCGCCAACGTGCGTTGGTTGAATATGGCGGCGTTTCTAAAGACGGCTCAATGGATTTCTACATTGGTCATCAAACAACTAAAGAAGACGGGTGGCGTCAATTTTCTCCCAGTCACCTTAATCAAACTTTTGCTAAAACGGGTTGGCAAAGTGAAAAAACAAAACTTGATTTAAGTTACATCGGAACAGACAACAAACTCATCGGTAATGGATTTACCCCTGAGCATATGTTATCCGGTGATCGCGATCAAATCCATACAAGACCCGATTGGACGAATAACTATTATCACCACTTGGCTCTCAATGGTTCACATTGGATCAATAATGACGTGATGCTCTCAGGAAACACTTACTGGAGAAAATCAAATCGACATACCAAAAATGGCGACTTGTATGAATACGAAATAGATGGCACAGAAAGGCATGATAATTATAATGATATAATTTGTGATGAGTTGTCCACCGCTGAGTGCGAACTCAAGGGATCTGTATTGAATACCTCTCACACAAAGCAGGATAATTATGGTGTTTCAGCCCAGATGACTTTTAATCAAGACTTCATGGGCATGAAGAATCAATTTATTGCAGGCACGGGATTTGATTACAGCCTTATTAGGTTTAAACAAAACGAACGTGTAAATCTCTCAAATCAAAGTGAAGGTGATTTAACCGGTTTACCCGGTAACCGTTCTTATGACGAAGAGGAGGGCGGAGCAACCGCAGTGGTTTTTGACCCCTCTCGAGAAGCCATATTAACTGGGCTTGGTGCACTACCCCAAACGCAAACTGTCGGCTTAACAGGAAAACAATGGACAGCAAGTCTATTCGCAACCGATACGCTATCCTTAAATGACAAATGGCATCTGAACGCTGGGGCTCGCTACAATCATACCAAAGTGGACAATAATGATATCTTGAGAGGCCCTCATTCAGCCGCGAACGAAAGGTCATTAACAGCGACAGATGACTATAAACGTCTTAATCCAACTATTGGTATTACTCATACACCGACAGATAAATTATCTATATTTGCTACCTATAGCGAATCAAGTCGCGCACCCACATCGATTGAAGTCGGTTGTTCGAATCCTGCTGTAGGTTGCTTACTCCCTTCAGCGATGGCGGATGATCCTCCTTTGAAACAAGTAGTGGCGAAGACCTATGACTTTGGTACTCGAGGATCGCTTACTGAAGAAATTAAATGGAATGCCTCCATTTATCATGCTATGAACCATCAGGATCTTCAGTTTATTAGAGCTGGTAATTCAACATCGCGCGGTTACTACTCTAACGTAGGAAGAACTCAAAGACAGGGTTTAGATTTAGGATTAAGTGGTCAGCACGATCGTTTCAGATGGAACGCGAGTTATAGTTATATCCGCGCCACGTTTGATAGCGATTTTTCACTAGTCAATAGCGCTAACTCTTCTGCTCCTGATGATGACCCAAATAAGAATATTTACAATGTGACTAAGGGAAATAGAATGCCGAGCATTCCTGAGCACCAGTTTAAGGCGAGGGCGCAATATGACGTGACACCTCAGTGGTCAGTCGGTACAAACTTGGTTTATTTCTCCGATCAATACGTGATGGGTAATGAAAATAATAAACATGAAGCAAATACTGCAACTTGTCTGCCATTAAGAAACAATGATAGAGCTTGTGGTTCAGGTAAAATTTCAGATTACACAGTTGTAAATCTTGATACCCAATATAACTTTGGCGGGGGCTGGAAGGCGTTCGCTAAAGCAATCAATATCTTCGATAATGACTATTATGTGGCAGGTCGTTTAGCTGAGACCATGTTTGATGCTAGCGGAGGCTATGGTGCAGAAATTAAATCAAGAGGTGTTATCCCAGGAGCGCCTCGTGCAGCTTGGATTGGTGTTCGTTACGAGTTTGGTGGTGCACTAGAAACTAAGTAA
- the tilS gene encoding tRNA lysidine(34) synthetase TilS, producing the protein MASSKKPPSNKIPASTSKKTKSPSLPDLVDKAFVSLPASSKKIKSMTIALSGGVDSVVLLHLLHQLQKTHHFTLKASHVHHGLSKNADKWVKFCEKLCAKLSISLDVNYIQLPQKKALGIEGEARRLRYEKLLQSKTDLVVLAHHEDDQAETFLLQLIRGAGVKGLSSMAHFDATRRLWRPLLNASRINIESYAKKHKLKWIEDESNQNIDFDRNFIRSKVFPLLKNRFNHIIKVISRSASHLAEAQHLLDDLAKIDLKKSLKSDNYKHKLKVKALEKLSLSRAKNVLRYWIEINDHMMPSKDLLDELLRQVLTAKKDAELKIQLSKEFEIRRYQDEIYIVTKNHKNLKNYEIIWAGESEILLPNGTQLNFKKVKGRGISFKLLNNQKLKIRNRQGGEFFKPDSKRPTKKIKQLLQESDLPPWEREFFPMIFVGDKLAAVPNFGVDQKYQVEPQLTGLEIKFTLIK; encoded by the coding sequence CAGCTTCTACCTCCAAAAAAACCAAATCACCATCCTTACCCGATTTAGTCGATAAGGCTTTTGTATCTTTACCAGCATCTAGTAAGAAGATTAAATCAATGACTATTGCCTTAAGTGGTGGTGTAGATTCGGTGGTACTTTTACATCTCCTACATCAACTGCAAAAGACTCATCATTTCACTTTAAAAGCATCTCATGTGCATCATGGTTTAAGTAAAAATGCAGACAAGTGGGTCAAGTTTTGTGAGAAATTATGTGCAAAATTATCTATTTCTTTGGATGTAAACTATATCCAATTACCGCAAAAAAAGGCACTCGGTATTGAGGGGGAAGCAAGACGACTTCGCTATGAAAAACTCCTTCAATCCAAAACAGATTTGGTCGTTTTAGCCCATCATGAAGACGACCAAGCTGAGACATTTTTACTCCAACTCATTCGTGGAGCAGGGGTGAAAGGTTTGTCATCCATGGCACATTTTGATGCCACTCGACGACTATGGCGACCACTCCTAAATGCCTCAAGAATTAATATTGAAAGCTATGCCAAAAAGCACAAATTAAAGTGGATTGAGGACGAAAGTAACCAAAACATCGATTTTGATCGAAATTTCATCAGATCTAAAGTTTTTCCTCTACTAAAGAATAGGTTTAATCATATTATTAAAGTGATTTCTAGGTCAGCATCACACTTAGCAGAGGCACAACATTTACTCGATGACTTAGCTAAAATAGATTTAAAAAAATCTTTAAAATCAGATAATTATAAACATAAACTTAAAGTAAAAGCTTTAGAAAAATTGTCACTTTCTAGGGCTAAAAATGTCTTGCGCTACTGGATCGAAATCAATGATCACATGATGCCATCTAAAGACCTCTTAGACGAACTTTTAAGGCAAGTTTTAACGGCCAAAAAAGATGCAGAATTGAAAATTCAGCTATCAAAAGAATTTGAAATTCGTCGTTATCAAGATGAGATTTATATCGTCACAAAAAATCATAAAAACCTAAAAAATTATGAAATTATTTGGGCTGGTGAATCTGAAATTTTATTACCGAATGGTACTCAATTAAATTTTAAAAAAGTCAAAGGCAGGGGTATAAGTTTTAAACTTTTGAATAATCAAAAGTTAAAGATTAGAAATCGACAAGGTGGGGAATTTTTTAAACCCGACTCCAAAAGACCCACTAAAAAAATCAAACAGCTTTTACAGGAATCAGATTTGCCGCCCTGGGAAAGGGAATTTTTTCCTATGATTTTTGTAGGTGACAAGTTAGCTGCTGTACCGAATTTTGGGGTTGATCAAAAATATCAGGTAGAACCGCAATTGACTGGCTTAGAGATCAAATTTACGCTTATAAAATGA